In Dolichospermum flos-aquae CCAP 1403/13F, the following proteins share a genomic window:
- the smpB gene encoding SsrA-binding protein SmpB, whose protein sequence is MSDKQSEGYKVICDNRQARFLYEIIETYEAGVQLTGTEVKSIRAGKANLQDGYALLRDGEAWLINVHISPYASSGAYFNHEPRRTRKLLLHKQELRKLIGRVQQEGLTLVPLKMYLKRGWVKIVIALGKGKKLHDKRESLKRRDDQRDMQRAMKRY, encoded by the coding sequence ATGAGTGATAAACAGAGTGAAGGTTACAAAGTTATTTGTGATAATCGGCAAGCACGGTTTTTATATGAAATCATAGAAACCTATGAAGCGGGAGTTCAGTTGACAGGAACTGAAGTAAAATCAATTCGTGCGGGTAAAGCCAATTTGCAAGATGGCTATGCGTTGCTTCGTGACGGTGAAGCATGGTTAATCAACGTCCATATTTCTCCTTATGCCTCTAGTGGTGCATACTTTAATCACGAACCCAGACGAACCCGCAAATTATTACTTCATAAACAAGAACTGCGTAAACTTATTGGGAGGGTACAACAGGAAGGTTTAACCCTAGTCCCCTTAAAAATGTATCTGAAACGAGGTTGGGTAAAAATAGTCATTGCCCTGGGTAAAGGTAAAAAACTCCACGACAAACGCGAAAGTCTCAAACGTCGTGACGACCAGCGAGATATGCAAAGGGCAATGAAGAGGTACTAG
- a CDS encoding response regulator transcription factor, whose protein sequence is MPLTILVADDDLGTRLSISDYLDLSGYSVITVDNGIDALAMVEECHPDLMVTDIMMPQMNGYELVRRVRQLSAFRLLPVILLTERTKTQERILGYQSGCDLYLPKPFELEEIAAAIRNLLERSQIIQSECRFIYQEEISFATYTKAKNGHISIPTQVQQSQVLTPLTVREQEVLDLLTHGFSNVEIGNHLHLSPRTVEKYVSSLLRKTETSNRAELVRFAIKHDLVE, encoded by the coding sequence ATGCCCTTGACTATTCTTGTCGCCGATGATGATTTAGGCACGCGTCTATCTATTAGTGATTATCTTGATCTGTCTGGGTATAGCGTCATTACTGTTGATAATGGTATTGATGCTTTGGCTATGGTTGAAGAGTGCCATCCTGATTTGATGGTGACAGATATTATGATGCCACAGATGAATGGTTATGAGTTGGTGCGTCGTGTTCGTCAATTATCGGCGTTTCGATTATTACCTGTGATTTTGTTAACAGAGAGAACGAAAACCCAAGAACGAATTTTGGGATATCAGTCTGGTTGTGATTTGTATTTGCCTAAGCCTTTTGAATTGGAAGAAATAGCCGCTGCTATACGTAATTTGTTAGAGCGATCGCAAATCATCCAATCAGAATGTCGTTTTATTTATCAGGAAGAAATCAGTTTTGCCACTTATACAAAAGCAAAAAACGGTCATATTTCTATCCCTACTCAGGTGCAACAATCTCAAGTATTGACACCGCTAACTGTTAGAGAACAGGAAGTTTTAGACTTATTAACTCATGGTTTTTCTAATGTGGAAATTGGTAATCATTTACATTTAAGTCCGCGTACGGTGGAGAAATATGTTAGTAGTTTATTAAGGAAAACTGAAACTAGTAACCGGGCAGAATTGGTCAGATTTGCGATAAAACATGATCTAGTAGAATAG
- a CDS encoding IS1634 family transposase: MEIQNIDHLGIVAGIIDSIGIVEIINELIGVEKDEKVNAGQVVKAMIINGLGFVSKPLYMFPKYFETIACEHLIGAGVKPEYLNDDKLGRVMDKLFIKGLDTIFFIIALKAAQKFGVSLSTSHLDSSSMHVHGQYNTSLPFVIFESQKVGNNQELEELAVKSPKEITITYGYSRDHRPDLKQFIIEMICSGDGDIPIFLKLASGNQADSSCFGKIAVEYHKQLEVNSLIVADCALYTESNLKMMSDLQWLCRVPLSIKTAKSLISTIPESELIDSAIPGYKLASKTENYAGIEQRWLVVQSQERRESDLRKLTQKVIKAESKAVQDLKKLSQEEFACVADAIKALSKLSKQFKYHEINVSIVTQIKSKTKDSPQEISYQISATVSEDESKINTELLSAGRFIIATNVLDSQELSNDSMLREYKAQQSCERGFGFLKDPLFFADSIFLKSPERIESLGMIMGLCLLVYTLAQRHIRNALLESKSTIKNQLGKATNRPTLRWIFQCFQCIHLVTLNQEKHISNWNKDRDFILSLLPDDCLRYYQLVS, translated from the coding sequence ATGGAAATTCAGAACATAGACCATCTAGGGATAGTAGCAGGAATCATAGATTCAATCGGAATAGTAGAAATAATAAATGAATTAATAGGAGTCGAAAAAGACGAAAAAGTAAATGCAGGTCAAGTGGTAAAAGCCATGATAATAAACGGGTTAGGATTTGTCTCCAAACCGTTATATATGTTTCCCAAATATTTTGAAACAATAGCCTGTGAGCATTTAATAGGAGCAGGAGTAAAACCAGAATATCTCAACGACGATAAATTGGGGAGAGTCATGGATAAACTGTTTATAAAAGGCTTAGATACAATCTTTTTTATCATAGCCTTAAAAGCTGCTCAAAAATTTGGAGTATCACTATCAACATCACATCTAGACTCATCATCAATGCACGTGCATGGGCAGTATAACACTAGCTTACCATTCGTAATATTTGAGAGTCAAAAAGTAGGAAATAACCAAGAATTAGAAGAATTAGCAGTAAAATCACCAAAAGAAATAACCATCACCTACGGTTATTCTCGTGACCATCGTCCAGACTTAAAACAGTTTATCATAGAAATGATATGTTCAGGAGATGGAGACATCCCAATATTTTTAAAACTAGCATCGGGAAACCAAGCTGACTCATCATGTTTTGGTAAAATAGCAGTAGAATATCACAAACAATTAGAAGTTAATAGTCTCATAGTAGCTGACTGCGCCTTATATACAGAATCAAACCTGAAAATGATGTCAGATTTACAGTGGTTATGTCGAGTACCATTAAGCATAAAAACAGCAAAATCATTAATATCAACAATACCAGAATCAGAATTGATTGATAGTGCAATACCAGGATATAAATTAGCATCAAAAACCGAAAATTATGCCGGAATAGAACAGAGATGGCTAGTAGTACAAAGTCAAGAGAGAAGAGAATCAGACTTGCGTAAACTCACACAAAAAGTTATCAAAGCCGAATCAAAAGCTGTGCAAGATTTGAAAAAATTATCACAAGAAGAATTTGCATGTGTTGCAGATGCTATTAAGGCATTATCAAAATTATCAAAACAGTTTAAATATCACGAAATTAACGTAAGTATTGTTACTCAAATCAAATCTAAGACAAAAGATTCTCCACAAGAAATATCTTATCAAATATCAGCTACAGTCTCCGAGGATGAAAGTAAAATTAATACAGAATTGCTGAGTGCGGGACGTTTTATTATTGCGACAAATGTTTTAGATTCACAGGAACTAAGCAATGATTCTATGCTCAGGGAATATAAAGCTCAACAATCATGTGAAAGAGGGTTTGGTTTTCTCAAAGACCCATTATTTTTTGCCGACAGTATTTTCCTCAAAAGTCCTGAGAGAATAGAGTCTTTGGGAATGATTATGGGTTTATGTCTACTGGTTTATACTTTGGCTCAACGTCATATTAGAAATGCTCTTTTGGAGTCTAAATCAACAATTAAAAATCAATTAGGCAAAGCAACTAATCGTCCTACTTTACGCTGGATTTTTCAATGCTTTCAGTGTATTCATTTGGTTACACTCAATCAGGAGAAACATATTTCTAATTGGAATAAGGACAGAGATTTTATCTTGAGTCTTTTACCAGATGATTGTTTACGTTACTATCAATTAGTCAGCTAA
- a CDS encoding CHAT domain-containing protein, with translation MKENLIQWIKKQGISHISNILNQGESSDTILQKQNVEAEPKEVLHDKNNYIKGDTFLVEITQKFPDNIAKLEINLYSEKNINIRFYHSSFEPGGKEIIIPQIPEVSFNRTMLNATTNDFKKKSLEFIGTMRKFSEKNGKAHSLVLSLSKLQKQLSYLIINDRTNLEIPWEMLKLESNDYLGAAIVTARWQDIINKNDSNNDELMNFEVKKNNCCGEIVAYLNTKELENVKKEEDVIIKYKNKLHKNINDFLTDLDSRQEQVSLIFIASHGFYGKDDKETSFGQDDNDEQKISLMQLRSYDLKFLTKFSTIVFMNACHSGRLYLDSDNITNPNYETGKSYLSGFPIFFLEKGAKGVVGTLDSIDDEYAFQVSNYFFQEYQDNPSLSVATILRNIRKNVVKKYIDNKHENAPLFLHTFMYIYYGNPMTTLEIIPHEDN, from the coding sequence ATGAAAGAAAATTTAATTCAATGGATAAAAAAACAAGGAATTTCTCATATATCTAATATATTAAATCAAGGCGAGTCTTCAGATACAATACTTCAAAAACAGAATGTAGAAGCTGAACCAAAAGAAGTATTACATGATAAAAATAATTATATTAAAGGGGATACTTTCTTGGTGGAAATAACACAAAAATTTCCCGATAATATTGCAAAATTAGAAATTAACTTATACAGTGAAAAAAACATAAATATTCGCTTTTATCATTCATCTTTTGAACCAGGAGGAAAAGAAATTATAATTCCTCAAATTCCCGAAGTATCTTTTAATAGAACTATGCTTAATGCTACAACTAATGATTTCAAGAAAAAAAGCCTGGAATTTATCGGGACAATGCGAAAGTTTTCCGAAAAAAATGGGAAAGCGCATTCATTAGTATTGTCATTGAGTAAATTACAGAAACAATTATCTTATTTAATTATTAATGATCGGACAAATTTGGAAATCCCTTGGGAAATGTTAAAGCTTGAATCTAATGATTATTTGGGTGCTGCTATCGTAACAGCACGATGGCAAGATATTATAAATAAAAATGATAGTAATAATGATGAGTTAATGAATTTTGAAGTTAAAAAAAATAATTGTTGTGGAGAAATAGTTGCCTATTTAAATACTAAGGAACTTGAGAATGTTAAAAAAGAAGAGGATGTTATTATAAAATACAAGAATAAATTACATAAGAATATTAATGATTTTTTGACTGATTTGGATTCTAGACAAGAACAGGTTAGCTTAATATTTATAGCTAGTCATGGTTTTTATGGAAAAGATGATAAAGAAACTTCTTTCGGACAAGATGATAATGATGAACAAAAAATATCTTTAATGCAACTACGTAGTTATGATTTAAAATTTTTAACCAAATTTTCTACTATTGTTTTTATGAATGCTTGTCATTCTGGACGTTTATATTTAGATAGTGACAATATTACAAATCCTAATTATGAAACTGGAAAATCTTATCTTTCAGGTTTTCCTATATTTTTCTTAGAAAAAGGAGCAAAAGGAGTTGTCGGAACATTAGATAGTATAGATGATGAATATGCATTTCAAGTTTCTAATTATTTTTTTCAAGAATATCAAGATAATCCTAGTCTTTCTGTAGCTACTATTTTAAGAAATATTAGAAAAAATGTTGTTAAAAAATATATAGATAATAAACATGAAAATGCTCCTTTATTTCTTCATACCTTTATGTATATCTATTATGGCAACCCTATGACCACACTTGAAATTATCCCCCATGAGGACAATTAA
- a CDS encoding DUF2442 domain-containing protein → MKPARIVSAQAIDDHNLIIKFTNNELKQYDISKLLNNPMFFPLKNPAFFRNFIIDSGGYALVWNEDIDISEYELWQNGISITKEGNS, encoded by the coding sequence ATGAAACCTGCTCGTATTGTTTCTGCTCAAGCTATAGATGATCATAACTTGATCATTAAGTTTACAAATAACGAACTAAAACAATATGATATCTCTAAATTATTAAATAACCCAATGTTTTTTCCTTTAAAAAATCCGGCATTTTTCAGAAATTTTATCATTGATTCAGGTGGTTATGCGTTGGTTTGGAATGAGGATATTGATATCAGTGAATATGAACTTTGGCAAAATGGAATCAGCATTACAAAAGAAGGGAACTCTTAG
- a CDS encoding DUF4160 domain-containing protein — translation MNFNISLLLIFMPEVTRFYGIVIKIFFGDHPPPHFHAVYGEYNALVGIESLKIIEGDLPSRAEKMVIEWATLYQKELLNMWNSQEFSKLPPLK, via the coding sequence ATGAATTTTAATATTAGTCTTTTATTGATATTTATGCCAGAAGTTACACGATTTTACGGAATAGTTATCAAAATTTTCTTTGGTGATCACCCACCTCCTCATTTTCATGCAGTTTACGGTGAGTATAATGCCTTAGTTGGTATTGAGTCTTTAAAAATTATTGAAGGAGATTTACCTAGTCGTGCTGAAAAAATGGTAATAGAATGGGCTACATTGTATCAGAAAGAACTGCTCAATATGTGGAATAGCCAAGAGTTTAGTAAACTGCCACCTTTAAAATAA
- a CDS encoding metal-dependent hydrolase: MAGLLPDVDVSTSPAGKVFPWISGYFQETMPHRSMTHSIVASAVVAIAKRSVGIASYGTTIFIPKFIPVASALTIGYTFGWFADCFTRGGVEMFWPSPVRCVCPGNRNLRLKTGSNAEYFILCILVAIPTERFAIALSAFSINSKGGILTQFNRLIASTSGVQGVYNSSGSTHKIVANIKGVRAGDRSKVDGQFQIIQPNGTGFIVLEPKTNKLYKAATDPDSQIIIEQITADVGKAAITTIESVFVEDQVIGEAIAKRCCKQFAKFNRTNTNVFISGDLSVEDFDTSVLPRDPYQFKFIDASPSNIKLEAAPLKTVVKFLGDEFASVSLQIRSIVSSQ; encoded by the coding sequence ATCGCTGGTTTACTTCCTGATGTTGATGTTTCCACTTCTCCAGCAGGTAAGGTTTTTCCTTGGATTTCTGGATATTTTCAAGAGACAATGCCCCATAGAAGTATGACTCATTCTATAGTTGCCAGTGCAGTGGTGGCGATAGCGAAGCGCTCCGTAGGAATCGCTTCCTACGGAACAACAATATTTATTCCTAAATTTATTCCCGTAGCATCAGCGTTAACTATCGGGTACACCTTTGGCTGGTTTGCTGATTGCTTTACTCGCGGTGGTGTGGAGATGTTCTGGCCTTCACCTGTGCGCTGTGTTTGTCCTGGGAATCGGAATTTGAGATTAAAGACTGGGAGTAATGCTGAATATTTTATACTTTGTATATTGGTGGCGATTCCTACGGAGCGCTTCGCTATCGCATTATCAGCATTTAGCATCAATAGTAAGGGGGGAATTTTAACCCAGTTTAACCGTCTAATTGCCTCTACATCAGGGGTACAGGGTGTGTACAATAGTTCGGGAAGCACTCATAAAATTGTTGCTAATATTAAGGGAGTCAGAGCGGGCGATCGGTCAAAAGTTGATGGACAATTTCAGATTATTCAACCTAACGGGACTGGATTTATAGTTCTCGAACCTAAGACAAATAAACTATATAAAGCCGCAACTGACCCTGATAGTCAAATTATTATTGAACAAATTACAGCAGATGTTGGTAAAGCTGCTATTACTACTATTGAATCCGTATTTGTGGAAGATCAGGTTATTGGGGAGGCGATAGCGAAGCGCTGCTGCAAGCAGTTCGCTAAATTCAATCGTACTAATACAAATGTATTTATTAGTGGGGATTTGTCAGTTGAGGATTTTGACACTTCAGTTTTACCCCGTGACCCTTACCAATTTAAGTTTATAGACGCATCACCTAGTAATATTAAATTGGAAGCTGCACCATTAAAAACTGTGGTTAAATTTTTAGGGGATGAATTTGCAAGTGTTAGTTTGCAAATTCGGTCAATTGTTAGTAGTCAATAA
- a CDS encoding leucine-rich repeat domain-containing protein, with protein sequence MKLSLVATTIFTLTLGFYTPKVTAAPIKTPKTFKEWCQQKASLPQETKRTVEALLNVAETRNCSQANQTLTKLTSLNLRENKISDIKPLSNLTKLTSLNLWENKISDIKPLSNLTNLTFLELSRNQISDIKPLSNLTKLTLLDLLGNQISDIKPLSNLTNLTSLDLRENQISDIKPLSNLTNLTFLDLLGNKISDIKPLSNLTNLTSLSLLGNQISDIKPLSNLTNLTFLDLLGNKISDIKPLSNLTNLTSLSLSGNKISDIKPLSNLTNLAYLSLSGNKISDIKPLSNLTNLAYLYLAKNPLIVKQCPLKPESICKF encoded by the coding sequence ATGAAACTAAGTCTAGTAGCAACCACCATTTTTACCCTGACTTTAGGATTTTATACCCCAAAAGTCACCGCAGCACCTATAAAAACACCTAAGACCTTTAAAGAATGGTGTCAACAAAAAGCCAGTTTACCTCAAGAGACGAAACGAACGGTAGAAGCATTATTAAATGTTGCTGAAACCCGAAATTGTAGTCAAGCTAATCAAACGCTGACTAAATTGACTTCTCTTAACCTTAGGGAAAATAAAATCAGCGATATCAAACCTTTGTCTAATCTGACTAAATTGACTTCTCTTAACCTTTGGGAAAATAAAATCAGCGATATCAAACCTTTGTCTAATCTGACTAATTTGACTTTTCTTGAGCTTTCGAGAAATCAAATCAGCGATATCAAACCTTTGTCTAATCTGACTAAATTGACTCTTCTTGACCTTTTGGGAAATCAAATCAGCGATATCAAACCTTTGTCTAATCTGACTAATTTGACTTCTCTTGACCTTAGGGAAAATCAAATCAGCGATATCAAACCTTTGTCTAATCTCACTAATTTGACTTTTCTTGACCTTTTGGGAAATAAAATCAGCGATATCAAACCTTTGTCTAATCTCACTAATTTGACTTCTCTTTCCCTTTTGGGAAATCAAATCAGCGATATCAAACCTTTGTCTAATCTGACTAATTTGACTTTTCTTGACCTTTTGGGAAATAAAATCAGCGATATCAAACCTTTGTCTAATCTCACTAATTTGACTTCTCTTTCCCTTTCGGGAAATAAAATCAGCGATATCAAACCTTTGTCTAATCTGACTAATTTGGCTTATCTTTCCCTTTCGGGAAATAAAATCAGCGATATCAAACCTTTGTCTAATCTGACTAATTTGGCTTATCTTTACCTTGCGAAAAATCCACTTATCGTTAAACAATGTCCCCTGAAACCAGAGTCTATTTGTAAATTTTAG
- a CDS encoding leucine-rich repeat domain-containing protein has protein sequence MKLALVATTIFTLTLGLYTPKVTAAPIKTPKTFKEWCQQKASLPQETRYTVEVLLNVAKTQNCSQANQTLTKLTSLNLSGNQISDIKPLSNLTNLTFLDLEGNQISDIKPLSNLTKLTTLELWKNKISDIKPLSNLTKLTTLSLWENKISDIKPLSNLTKLTTLYLRENKISDIKPLSNLTNLTDLYLRENKISDIKPLSNLTNLTRLNLSVNKISDIKPLSNLTKLTILKLWKNKISDIKPLSNLTNLTLLDLRENKISDIQPLSNLTKLTEVDLTKNPLIVKQCPLKPESICKF, from the coding sequence ATGAAACTAGCTTTAGTAGCGACCACTATTTTTACCTTGACTTTAGGATTGTACACCCCAAAAGTCACCGCAGCACCTATAAAAACACCTAAGACCTTTAAAGAATGGTGTCAACAAAAAGCCAGTTTACCTCAAGAGACGAGATACACGGTAGAAGTATTATTAAATGTTGCTAAAACGCAAAATTGTAGTCAAGCTAATCAAACGCTGACTAAATTGACTTCTCTTAACCTTTCGGGAAATCAAATCAGCGATATCAAACCTTTGTCTAATCTCACTAATTTGACTTTTCTTGACCTTGAGGGAAATCAAATCAGCGATATCAAACCTTTGTCTAATCTGACTAAATTGACTACTCTTGAACTTTGGAAAAATAAAATCAGCGATATCAAACCTTTGTCTAATCTGACTAAATTGACTACTCTTTCCCTTTGGGAAAATAAAATCAGCGATATCAAACCTTTGTCTAATCTGACTAAATTGACTACTCTTTACCTTAGGGAAAATAAAATCAGCGATATCAAACCTTTGTCTAATCTGACTAATTTGACTGATCTTTACCTTAGGGAAAATAAAATCAGCGATATCAAACCTTTGTCTAATCTGACTAATTTGACTCGGCTTAACCTTTCGGTAAATAAAATCAGCGATATCAAACCTTTGTCTAATCTGACTAAATTGACTATTCTTAAACTTTGGAAAAATAAAATCAGCGATATCAAACCTTTGTCTAATCTGACTAATTTGACTCTTCTTGACCTTAGGGAAAATAAAATCAGCGATATCCAACCTTTGTCTAATCTGACTAAATTGACTGAAGTTGACCTTACGAAAAATCCACTTATCGTTAAACAATGTCCCCTGAAACCAGAGTCTATTTGTAAATTTTAG
- a CDS encoding IS4 family transposase — protein MGIQKEHHQMLTQFTTEYDLQPIAKHLSTIIKESLASVSSSKCRQGTILVPTFVIWFVILSTIRRDLSYLGIMDWMISGLRWLSCCLPKQLISEGAMSHARVRIGLTVFQLIFKKLTSSLTTLKYDFHKWTTVIFDGSTGTTPDTESNRDKFGKSKCGRGESAFPMLRIVTLISASTRLILDFTYGSSQGKGTGERTLMTKLLAQFNQKNLLFLLDAGLYSFATIFSIRTKECDFLLRVASNVKLPVISDSRLPDGYMARYPDGSYLSEINGKILNLEKSTESHKQWNQESIIVRVIEYQIPGFLPRRLVTSIIDPNISAKELIIHYHCRWEVEISFCEIKTHQCATLKGQMPTIFRSKTSELVEQELYAMLIAYNLLRDLIYQSANEYNKNPLLLSFLESLQLVIDLVQLISHSSLKLREIQHQYLLSLISQSEIDRPRRKRINPRVVKIKMSKFKRKNSSHKSEIRDIEKDLKILPPQAV, from the coding sequence ATGGGAATTCAAAAAGAACATCATCAGATGCTTACTCAGTTTACGACAGAATATGATCTGCAACCAATTGCAAAACATTTATCAACTATTATCAAAGAATCTTTGGCGAGTGTTTCATCAAGTAAATGTCGTCAAGGAACGATTCTAGTACCAACGTTTGTCATTTGGTTTGTAATTCTCTCCACTATCCGTCGTGATTTAAGTTATTTAGGAATAATGGATTGGATGATATCAGGATTGAGGTGGTTATCCTGTTGTCTACCAAAACAACTTATTTCTGAAGGTGCTATGAGTCATGCCAGAGTTCGTATAGGATTAACAGTTTTTCAACTAATATTTAAAAAACTCACTTCTAGTTTGACAACATTGAAATATGACTTTCATAAATGGACTACAGTAATATTTGATGGTTCCACAGGTACGACACCTGATACTGAAAGTAATCGTGATAAATTTGGGAAGTCTAAATGTGGTCGAGGAGAAAGTGCTTTTCCCATGCTGAGAATAGTCACATTAATATCAGCATCAACACGCCTGATCCTAGATTTTACCTATGGTTCGAGCCAAGGTAAAGGAACTGGTGAAAGGACTTTAATGACTAAATTACTGGCACAATTTAACCAGAAAAACTTATTATTTTTATTAGATGCTGGTTTATATTCCTTTGCAACTATTTTTAGTATTCGTACAAAAGAATGCGACTTTTTACTTAGGGTAGCTTCTAATGTTAAACTACCTGTTATCTCTGATTCTCGTTTGCCAGATGGATACATGGCTAGATATCCAGATGGAAGTTATTTATCAGAAATTAATGGCAAAATTCTCAATTTAGAAAAATCTACAGAATCGCATAAACAATGGAATCAGGAAAGTATCATTGTCCGAGTTATTGAATATCAAATTCCTGGTTTTCTCCCTCGTCGTTTAGTTACTAGTATTATTGACCCTAATATTTCTGCCAAAGAATTAATTATTCACTATCATTGCAGATGGGAGGTGGAAATTAGTTTCTGTGAAATAAAAACACATCAATGTGCTACGCTCAAAGGACAAATGCCCACTATTTTTCGGAGCAAAACATCTGAATTAGTCGAACAAGAACTTTATGCTATGTTAATTGCTTATAATCTACTCCGCGATTTAATTTACCAATCTGCTAACGAATATAATAAAAATCCTTTACTCCTTAGTTTTCTTGAATCTTTGCAACTAGTTATAGATTTAGTACAACTCATCAGCCATTCATCCTTAAAATTACGAGAAATTCAACATCAATATTTATTATCATTAATTTCCCAGTCTGAAATTGATCGCCCCCGACGAAAACGTATTAATCCCCGTGTTGTCAAAATTAAAATGTCCAAATTCAAGCGCAAAAACTCTTCCCATAAATCTGAAATCAGAGATATAGAAAAAGACTTGAAAATCCTTCCCCCACAAGCAGTTTGA
- a CDS encoding potassium channel family protein, with the protein MAGALALAGIFLIGTLWYSLVEGWKWEDAAYMTVITLATVGYGETHPLGSRGRLFTIVLILMGVVNLTYIVNRFTAAVIEGYFLEGIRLRQQRRLMESLSEHYIICGFSRTGRQIAKEFQAEAVSFVIIDSELESVQKAQEIGYIVFQGDATLDDTLLKVGVTKAICIVAALPSDAENLYTVLSAKTLNPDIRAIARASTEEAVQKLQRGGADAVISPYITGGKRMAAAALRPQILDFVDGMLSGTDRQLYMEEFLLDSDRCPFVGQSLQKAKLRSQSGALVLAIRRLDGKLIGGPTGDTILMSGDTLICMGTAEQLRDLNPIPVNEINSLQIITNINSANIKA; encoded by the coding sequence ATGGCTGGGGCGCTTGCTTTAGCTGGTATTTTCCTAATCGGGACTTTATGGTATTCCCTGGTTGAGGGCTGGAAATGGGAAGATGCAGCTTACATGACTGTAATTACTCTAGCAACTGTCGGTTATGGAGAAACTCACCCATTAGGTAGTCGAGGGCGTTTATTTACCATTGTCTTAATTTTAATGGGTGTGGTGAATCTTACTTATATTGTCAATAGATTTACAGCCGCAGTCATTGAAGGTTATTTTCTAGAAGGAATTCGACTCCGACAACAAAGGCGTTTAATGGAATCATTATCAGAACATTATATTATCTGTGGATTTAGTCGCACTGGGCGACAAATTGCTAAGGAATTTCAGGCTGAAGCTGTTTCTTTTGTCATTATTGATTCGGAACTTGAATCTGTCCAAAAAGCTCAGGAAATTGGTTACATTGTTTTTCAAGGTGATGCGACGTTAGATGATACTTTGTTAAAAGTTGGCGTTACTAAAGCAATTTGTATTGTCGCGGCTTTACCTTCAGATGCGGAAAATTTATATACTGTTTTATCAGCAAAAACTCTGAATCCAGACATTCGAGCGATCGCTCGCGCTAGTACGGAAGAAGCGGTACAAAAGTTACAACGTGGTGGCGCAGATGCCGTAATTTCACCGTATATTACTGGTGGCAAACGCATGGCAGCAGCAGCCCTCAGACCGCAAATTTTAGACTTTGTAGATGGGATGCTTTCTGGTACAGACCGTCAGTTATATATGGAAGAATTTTTACTAGATTCCGATAGGTGTCCCTTCGTTGGTCAAAGTTTACAAAAAGCCAAATTGCGATCGCAATCAGGTGCATTAGTTCTGGCAATTCGCCGCCTTGATGGTAAACTTATTGGTGGACCAACTGGAGATACTATTTTAATGTCAGGAGATACATTAATTTGTATGGGTACGGCTGAACAATTGCGGGATTTAAATCCAATACCCGTGAATGAAATTAATAGCCTACAAATAATTACTAATATTAATTCTGCAAATATTAAGGCATAA